A window from uncultured Desulfobacter sp. encodes these proteins:
- a CDS encoding diguanylate cyclase: protein MAHAVLIVDDDIAIKESVEEFLTLMTYNVKSADNAFQAVEILKSFKPDVVLTDIMMQGMDGLELTKLIREKYDIDVMVMTGYSADYSYEEAINAGASDFIFKPFRFEELDLRIKRMLREAAFKRERDKLLEDMKQLAITDGLTGLFNSRQFFHQIKQEVERFQRYTRDLSLLMLDIDFFKKYNDTWGHLEGDKVLMSMGMIISSCLRSMDSAYRYGGEEFAVLLPETELKEACLVGNRIRDNVRKAVFTPEKGVQTSVTVSIGAAQIINGEDFTSFIKRTDKALYQSKENGRNRLTQAPAT from the coding sequence ATGGCCCATGCCGTTCTCATTGTTGACGATGATATAGCAATTAAGGAATCTGTAGAAGAATTTTTAACACTAATGACCTATAATGTCAAAAGTGCCGATAATGCATTTCAGGCCGTTGAGATCCTCAAATCCTTTAAGCCCGATGTGGTTTTAACCGATATCATGATGCAGGGAATGGATGGACTTGAATTAACTAAACTGATCCGGGAAAAGTACGATATTGATGTCATGGTCATGACCGGGTATTCTGCGGATTATTCCTATGAAGAGGCCATCAATGCCGGGGCCAGTGATTTTATCTTCAAGCCGTTCCGTTTTGAAGAACTCGATCTGAGAATAAAACGGATGCTCAGGGAAGCTGCATTCAAAAGGGAAAGGGATAAACTGCTCGAAGATATGAAGCAGCTGGCCATCACCGACGGATTAACAGGACTGTTCAATTCCCGGCAGTTTTTTCACCAAATCAAGCAGGAGGTTGAACGGTTTCAGCGCTATACCAGGGACTTATCACTTCTCATGCTGGATATCGACTTTTTTAAAAAGTACAACGATACCTGGGGGCACCTGGAAGGTGACAAGGTGCTGATGAGCATGGGTATGATCATCTCCTCGTGCCTGCGCAGCATGGATTCCGCCTACCGTTACGGTGGCGAGGAATTCGCCGTGCTTTTACCGGAAACAGAGTTAAAAGAGGCCTGTCTGGTGGGCAACCGCATCAGGGACAATGTCCGAAAAGCAGTCTTCACACCGGAAAAAGGTGTACAGACCTCCGTAACCGTCAGCATTGGCGCGGCACAGATTATCAACGGCGAAGATTTTACCTCATTTATCAAACGTACGGATAAGGCGTTGTACCAGTCAAAAGAAAACGGTCGCAACCGATTGACCCAGGCCCCAGCCACTTAA